One segment of Allorhodopirellula heiligendammensis DNA contains the following:
- a CDS encoding arylsulfatase gives MSVLSICAASTHTCGADRPPNVILIFADDLGPGMLGCYGQQVVTTPHIDQLAAEGMKFTNYYGGVYCAPARWTLLTGMHDGRVGGWANSRPGLPILRDAGKITEAQYQTRLAELKRNSHPIGDDEVFLAQIAQHAGYETAQFGKLDRGFLTWHERVKRFGWDFYEGYYDHQRCHGFYPPYLWRNGERFELPGNRMADCGKTSEAGDEPVGYGGETYSQNVFIEGILKYLRSHQDKPFFLYHPTQLPHGPVAIPELHPDFADHPSMTLAEKKYASMVKMLDDHVGLIMAELKSLGLDDDTVVLFSSDNGHELYYGPKPAYKKQQLPSGEPANLTDKKWRTREHGDIFDGAGGRAGLKRSGYQGGMQCPLIVRWPGKIASGTETSLLSCHYDFLATLADLLGEETPAGKDGISYLPTLLGNPQTQMHDYVIINNHFNAMGSRALISLEGFKLVEADRDRDDFQLYNILDDNEERVDLSERYPEKVKQLKQTLRQQINSQRPDLR, from the coding sequence ATGTCGGTGTTGTCGATCTGCGCGGCGTCAACGCATACCTGTGGCGCAGATCGCCCACCGAACGTCATTCTCATTTTCGCTGATGACCTCGGTCCTGGGATGCTAGGATGTTACGGCCAGCAGGTCGTGACGACGCCCCATATCGACCAGTTGGCCGCTGAGGGGATGAAGTTTACAAACTACTACGGTGGTGTTTATTGTGCTCCAGCACGCTGGACGTTGCTGACGGGAATGCACGATGGCCGCGTCGGCGGTTGGGCCAATAGTCGCCCCGGACTGCCCATTCTACGCGACGCCGGCAAGATCACCGAAGCCCAATATCAAACGCGGTTGGCTGAGCTCAAACGGAATTCGCATCCGATCGGTGATGATGAAGTCTTTTTGGCTCAGATCGCCCAGCATGCCGGGTATGAAACTGCTCAGTTTGGAAAACTCGATCGCGGTTTCCTTACCTGGCACGAACGAGTCAAGCGGTTTGGGTGGGACTTCTACGAAGGTTACTACGACCACCAACGCTGCCATGGTTTCTATCCGCCCTACCTGTGGCGTAATGGCGAACGCTTTGAGTTACCAGGCAACAGGATGGCGGACTGCGGAAAGACCAGCGAGGCGGGCGACGAGCCGGTCGGGTACGGCGGCGAAACGTATTCGCAAAATGTATTCATCGAAGGCATTCTGAAATATTTACGGTCGCATCAAGATAAGCCCTTCTTTCTCTATCATCCGACTCAATTGCCGCATGGGCCGGTGGCAATCCCGGAGCTACATCCCGACTTCGCAGATCATCCGTCGATGACGTTGGCAGAAAAAAAGTATGCGTCGATGGTCAAAATGCTCGACGATCATGTCGGATTGATCATGGCAGAGTTAAAGTCATTGGGACTCGATGACGATACGGTCGTTCTCTTTTCCTCGGACAACGGCCACGAGCTCTACTATGGGCCGAAGCCTGCGTACAAAAAACAGCAACTTCCTAGCGGCGAGCCAGCGAACTTGACAGACAAAAAATGGCGTACCCGGGAGCACGGCGATATTTTCGATGGAGCCGGTGGGCGAGCGGGACTCAAACGCAGTGGCTATCAGGGCGGGATGCAATGTCCGCTGATCGTCCGTTGGCCCGGCAAGATCGCCAGTGGTACGGAGACCTCACTGTTGAGCTGTCACTACGACTTCTTGGCGACGCTGGCCGATCTCCTGGGTGAAGAAACTCCAGCGGGGAAAGACGGTATCTCCTATCTTCCGACTCTGCTCGGCAATCCTCAAACTCAAATGCATGATTATGTCATCATCAATAATCATTTTAATGCGATGGGTAGTCGTGCTTTGATTTCTCTCGAAGGTTTCAAACTTGTCGAGGCAGACCGGGATCGTGACGACTTTCAACTTTACAATATTCTTGATGACAATGAAGAGCGTGTCGATCTGTCAGAGCGATACCCTGAAAAAGTCAAACAATTGAAACAAACTTTGCGACAGCAGATTAACTCACAGCGACCGGATTTAAGATGA
- a CDS encoding sulfatase family protein: protein MTLQKRFIVFSNSFGFAALAVFLLIGVACSSASAERPNVLWITIEDWSPDLSCYGTKGIETPNVDQLAAEGIRYERAFTTSPVCSTSRSAMMTGFHQNYIGAQQHRTDDKKPLPHGIRPIPHLLADAGYFTCLMSRKTDCNFLPDTKEELFMGSDWSERQPDQPFFARITFGGTHRAWKRDPVRPIAIEDVELPPYYPDTPFIRRDWANGLEQMQLVDREVGELLTRLDDEGLSDNTIVFFIGDHGRCHIRGKQFLYDEGTRIPMIMRWPGTVEPGQVSDDLVMSIDICATVLDAAGVKPAVALHGKNLRSDAVKNRKYVFAARDKMDDTHDAMRSIRSRDHKLILNLMPERAYCQFSFYKESAYPPLAELNVLNLQGKLTPEQAAFMAPSKPKVELFDLRSDPHEIHNVADDPAYANVKAELLTELEKWRTLVIKDQGVSDEFRGVGVFPETCPLPTVGQWVQDHANEFDFKTVGVPGWYPTRTLEEWQAVRDAWQPWVFREPTSTMKRPVISYTKKPSQRK, encoded by the coding sequence ATGACACTGCAGAAGAGATTCATTGTATTCAGTAATTCGTTTGGATTTGCGGCGCTGGCCGTGTTTTTGCTGATTGGGGTCGCGTGCAGTTCCGCCTCCGCAGAGCGGCCGAACGTGCTTTGGATTACCATTGAAGATTGGTCGCCGGACCTGTCGTGCTACGGAACCAAAGGGATCGAAACACCGAACGTTGACCAGCTCGCCGCTGAGGGGATTCGCTATGAGCGTGCATTCACAACCTCGCCGGTCTGTTCGACATCGCGTTCGGCGATGATGACGGGCTTTCACCAGAACTATATCGGTGCTCAGCAGCACCGTACTGATGACAAGAAACCGTTGCCTCACGGCATCAGGCCGATTCCCCATTTGCTCGCTGATGCTGGCTACTTCACTTGCCTGATGAGCCGAAAGACGGACTGCAACTTTTTGCCCGACACGAAGGAAGAACTGTTTATGGGGTCGGACTGGAGCGAACGACAACCGGATCAACCGTTCTTTGCGAGGATCACTTTCGGCGGTACCCATCGGGCATGGAAACGAGACCCCGTGCGACCAATCGCTATCGAAGACGTAGAATTGCCGCCGTATTACCCCGACACGCCCTTCATTCGTCGAGATTGGGCCAACGGTCTCGAACAGATGCAGTTAGTCGACCGGGAGGTAGGCGAACTTTTGACACGACTCGATGACGAAGGGTTATCCGACAATACGATCGTGTTCTTCATCGGTGATCATGGTCGCTGTCACATTCGGGGCAAACAGTTCCTGTATGACGAGGGAACTCGAATTCCGATGATTATGCGTTGGCCAGGTACGGTCGAACCGGGCCAGGTCAGCGATGACTTGGTAATGTCGATCGATATTTGCGCCACCGTGCTCGATGCCGCCGGCGTGAAACCGGCAGTTGCGCTGCATGGGAAGAATTTGCGCAGCGACGCAGTGAAGAATCGGAAATACGTGTTCGCTGCTCGCGACAAGATGGACGATACCCACGACGCTATGCGTAGCATTCGGTCCCGGGACCACAAGTTGATTTTGAATCTGATGCCAGAACGCGCCTACTGTCAATTCAGCTTTTACAAAGAGAGCGCCTATCCACCGCTCGCCGAGTTAAATGTTCTGAATCTGCAAGGCAAACTGACGCCGGAGCAAGCTGCATTCATGGCACCGAGCAAGCCTAAAGTTGAATTGTTCGACCTTCGTAGTGATCCACACGAAATCCACAATGTTGCGGACGACCCAGCATACGCAAACGTCAAAGCAGAGTTGCTCACGGAGTTAGAAAAGTGGCGCACACTCGTAATCAAAGACCAGGGGGTTTCGGATGAATTTCGAGGTGTCGGCGTCTTCCCCGAGACCTGCCCCCTGCCCACCGTCGGCCAATGGGTGCAAGACCACGCGAACGAATTCGATTTCAAAACGGTTGGCGTTCCCGGCTGGTACCCCACCCGCACACTCGAAGAATGGCAGGCGGTCAGGGATGCGTGGCAACCTTGGGTGTTCCGCGAGCCAACGAGTACGATGAAACGCCCGGTGATTTCGTATACGAAAAAGCCGAGCCAGAGGAAATGA
- a CDS encoding DUF1559 domain-containing protein, whose protein sequence is MNSQRLEVCLSLRSRLSRRTAFTLVELLVVIAIIGVLVGLLLPAVQSAREAARRMQCSNNLKQIGLALHNYSSAYNEEIPSAGLPGIGYPNDHSPQARLLPFLEQANLQDLIDWSIQMGHPGSGSLPEELWPVAEYVVPTFQCPSMPGNPVTPFTMADGNTVNTSGASYAMIHGNGLDGVTHAGQAANGLCWVESRLRWRDILDGLSNTVAFAETTVGAGAESSGPTTLDPLEVDLRVWRASGSASNALDWLNTGSGTVTGWNGGKSTIWLRGSSPNGLVLALPLTPNSKIPDFQSRSGKAGASRSYHTGGVQLLYADGSVHFTTDSINKDTWHALLSRAGREVIEQP, encoded by the coding sequence GTGAATTCACAGCGTCTCGAAGTCTGTTTGTCACTCCGTTCACGTCTTTCTCGTCGAACTGCGTTCACCTTGGTCGAGTTATTGGTGGTCATCGCGATCATCGGTGTGCTCGTGGGTTTGTTACTGCCAGCGGTTCAATCGGCCAGGGAGGCTGCTCGCAGGATGCAATGCTCGAACAATCTCAAGCAGATTGGATTGGCGCTGCACAACTACTCGAGCGCCTACAACGAGGAGATTCCCAGCGCCGGCCTGCCCGGCATCGGATATCCCAACGACCATTCGCCGCAAGCCAGACTGCTGCCATTCTTGGAGCAGGCGAATCTCCAGGACCTGATTGACTGGTCGATCCAAATGGGGCACCCGGGCAGCGGTAGTTTGCCGGAAGAGCTGTGGCCGGTCGCGGAGTACGTTGTGCCCACGTTCCAGTGTCCGAGCATGCCGGGCAATCCGGTCACCCCGTTCACAATGGCTGATGGCAACACGGTCAACACGTCAGGGGCCAGCTACGCGATGATACACGGCAACGGTTTAGACGGTGTGACACACGCCGGCCAAGCCGCCAATGGGTTGTGCTGGGTCGAATCACGATTGCGTTGGCGTGATATCCTCGATGGATTGAGCAACACGGTTGCCTTTGCAGAGACAACCGTTGGCGCGGGTGCTGAGTCGAGCGGACCGACGACTTTGGATCCACTTGAGGTTGACTTGCGTGTCTGGCGAGCCAGCGGTTCGGCGAGCAACGCGTTGGATTGGTTGAATACTGGAAGCGGAACCGTTACTGGTTGGAATGGAGGCAAGTCAACGATTTGGTTGCGTGGAAGTTCGCCCAACGGGCTCGTCCTGGCGCTACCACTGACGCCCAACAGCAAGATTCCCGACTTTCAGTCTCGATCGGGCAAAGCGGGGGCATCGCGCAGTTATCACACTGGCGGAGTGCAGTTGCTCTACGCCGACGGCAGCGTGCATTTCACAACCGACAGTATCAACAAAGACACCTGGCATGCGCTTCTCAGCCGTGCAGGTAGAGAAGTTATCGAGCAACCTTAA
- a CDS encoding alpha/beta hydrolase: MSASMLKFFPGIAAIVFILSCPGRYSIAQPPRQEVGETIADRPSKHYRFEQFRVSSPDGERHWRVHLAIPRAAVPQTGFPSFWMLDGNAALMDLDSALLEKLGAQTVPLALVFLSHESEFRIDSAARYRDYTPTRMPTEIDGPIQNLTGGADALLELIERTIRPQVHKRVQLDSEDQTLWGHSLGGVFVLHTLFTRTGAFQNYVAGSPSMWWGKGVPAIEAQRFALHNAGHAVNAAIHVGGREQGGGSRATRGINNPRVSAMLELRRSVPPDAAKQLVADLEGVGKLQVTYREFPELDHGEMFRASLVGGLCAAAGIEEPGDIAANDAIAR, translated from the coding sequence GTGAGTGCCTCGATGCTGAAGTTCTTCCCCGGTATCGCCGCTATCGTATTCATTCTGTCTTGCCCAGGTCGATATAGCATCGCTCAGCCGCCCCGCCAAGAGGTCGGGGAGACGATTGCTGATCGACCGTCAAAACATTATCGATTTGAGCAGTTTCGCGTGAGCAGTCCCGATGGCGAGAGACACTGGCGTGTTCACTTAGCGATACCCAGAGCGGCCGTGCCACAGACGGGGTTTCCGTCGTTCTGGATGCTCGATGGAAATGCGGCCCTGATGGATCTGGACTCCGCGTTGCTGGAAAAACTAGGAGCCCAAACGGTTCCGCTGGCGCTCGTGTTTCTTTCGCATGAAAGCGAGTTTCGGATTGACTCGGCAGCTCGGTATCGTGACTACACTCCCACGCGCATGCCCACCGAAATCGACGGTCCCATCCAAAATCTCACAGGCGGAGCCGATGCGTTGCTCGAGTTGATCGAGCGGACAATTCGACCGCAGGTCCATAAGCGAGTGCAACTCGACAGCGAGGACCAGACGCTTTGGGGACACTCACTGGGTGGCGTATTCGTACTGCATACTTTGTTCACTCGTACCGGAGCGTTCCAAAATTATGTTGCGGGAAGTCCTTCGATGTGGTGGGGCAAAGGCGTTCCGGCAATCGAAGCCCAAAGATTTGCACTGCACAATGCAGGGCACGCGGTCAACGCGGCTATCCATGTTGGGGGGCGTGAACAAGGCGGCGGATCAAGAGCGACGCGGGGCATCAACAATCCACGTGTATCGGCGATGCTAGAATTGCGTCGATCCGTTCCGCCTGATGCTGCTAAGCAACTCGTGGCTGATTTGGAAGGCGTCGGCAAACTGCAAGTTACTTACCGTGAATTTCCAGAGCTTGACCACGGCGAAATGTTTCGCGCGTCGTTGGTAGGAGGCCTCTGCGCTGCAGCCGGTATCGAAGAGCCCGGAGACATCGCGGCAAACGATGCCATTGCGAGGTGA